The proteins below are encoded in one region of Triticum aestivum cultivar Chinese Spring chromosome 1B, IWGSC CS RefSeq v2.1, whole genome shotgun sequence:
- the LOC123110856 gene encoding acyl transferase 4: MGFAVTRTSKSLVVPTSPTPAGETLRLSSLDRVPGLRHLVLSLHAFDGATRVDAAVGEGEVAASPARVVREALGKALVDYYPFAGRFLEPEVEGGEVRVACTGEGAWFVEAMAACSLEDVKHLDHPMVIPKEELLPEPSPDVPALDMPLMMQVTEFTCGGFVVGLISVHTIADGLGAGQFINAVGDYARGLPKPRLSPVWARDLIPDPPRMPAPPPKLELLDLREFTVDLTPDHIAKAKSDFFVSMGQRCSAFDVCVAKTWQSRTRALRLAGRLADDHPVHVCFFANTRHLMLAGVAEGFYGNCFYPVTVTCSSAEVAAGEVVDVVRAVRDAKARLAGDVARWAVGGFAQDPYELRFTYDSLFVSDWTRLGFLEADYGWGAPTHVVPFSYHPFMAVAVIGAPPAPKIGARVMTMCVEEAHLPEFRDQMNAFAAGK, encoded by the exons ATGGGGTTCGCGGTGACGAGGACGAGCAAGTCGCTGGTGGTGCCGACGTCGCCGACGCCGGCCGGGGAGACGCTGCGGCTGTCGTCTCTGGACCGCGTGCCGGGGCTGCGCCACCTCGTCCTGTCGCTGCACGCGTTCGATGGCGCAACGCGGGTCGAcgccgccgtcggcgagggagaAGTTGCCGCCAGCCCTGCAAGGGTGGTGCGGGAGGCCCTGGGGAAGGCGCTGGTGGACTACTACCCGTTCGCCGGACGGTTCCTGGAGCCGGAGGTGGAGGGCGGCGAGGTGAGGGTGGCGTGCACCGGCGAGGGCGCGTGGTTCGTGGAGGCCATGGCCGCGTGCAGCCTGGAGGACGTGAAGCACCTGGACCACCCGATGGTGATCCCCAAGGAGGAGCTGCTGCCGGAGCCGTCGCCCGACGTGCCGGCGCTCGACATGCCGCTCATGATGCAG GTGACGGAGTTCACGTGCGGCGGGTTTGTGGTGGGCCTGATCTCCGTGCACACGATCGCCGACGGCCTCGGCGCCGGGCAGTTCATCAACGCGGTGGGGGACTACGCGCGCGGCCTGCCCAAGCCTCGCCTGTCCCCGGTCTGGGCGCGGGACCTCATCCCGGACCCTCCCCGGATGCCGGCCCCGCCGCCGAAGCTGGAGCTCCTCGACCTCCGCGAGTTCACCGTGGACCTCACCCCGGACCACATCGCCAAGGCCAAGTCCGACTTCTTCGTGTCCATGGGACAGCGCTGCTCCGCCTTTGACGTCTGCGTCGCCAAGACGTGGCAGTCCCGCACCCGCGCCCTCCGTCTCGCCGGGCGCCTCGCCGACGACCACCCCGTCCACGTCTGCTTCTTCGCCAACACGCGCCACCTCATGCTCGCCGGCGTCGCCGAGGGGTTCTACGGAAACTGCTTCTACCCGGTGACGGTGACGTGCAGCAGCGCGGAGGTGGCGGCGGGGGAGGTGGTGGACGTGGTGCGCGCGGTGCGGGACGCCAAGgcgcggctcgccggcgacgtggcacGCTGGGCGGTGGGAGGGTTCGCGCAGGACCCCTACGAGCTGAGGTTCACGTACGACTCGCTGTTCGTCTCCGACTGGACGCGGCTCGGGTTCCTGGAGGCGGACTACGGGTGGGGCGCGCCGACCCACGTCGTGCCCTTCTCGTACCACCCGTTCATGGCCGTCGCTGTCATCGGCGCGCCGCCGGCGCCCAAGATCGGCGCGCGGGTCATGACCATGTGCGTCGAGGAGGCGCACCTGCCAGAGTTCCGGGACCAGATGAACGCCTTCGCCGCTGGCAAGTAA